The Leucobacter viscericola sequence GCGGCGCTGCACACCCTCGACGAAGTCGGCCGAGGTAATGCCGGTCGCAACGAAGTAGGCATTGTCGCTCGCGACGAGGTCGTTGGCCTCGAGCACACGGGTCAGGTCGTGACCGGCGTCGATCGCGCGGGCACGCTCCTCGTCATCCTTGGGCCAGAGGCGGCCCTGAATCACACCGCCGAGCGCCTTCACCGCGCACGCGGTGATGATGCCCTCGGGGGTGCCGCCGATCCCGACGCACAGGTCAATGCGCGAATCCCAGCGAGCCGCGTTCACGCCGCCCGCAACATCGCCGTCCATGAGCAGACGGGTTCCGGCGCCAGCAGCGCGAATGTCAGTGATGAGCTGGTCGTGACGCGGGCGATCGAGCACGGCAACACGAATGTCAGAGACGTCAACGCCCTTGGCTTTCGCCAGCGCGCGAATGTTGTCACCGATCGGGCGATCGATGTCGACAACGCCGACGCCCTCGGGGCCACACACGAGCTTGTCCATGTAAAACACGGCCGAGGGATCGTACATGCTGCCGCGATCCGCCACCGCAATCACCGAGAGCGCACCGGGGCGACCCTCAGCAGTTAGCCGGGTGCCGTCGATCGGGTCAACGGCCACGTCGCAATCAGCGCCCTCGCCGTTGCCAACCACCTCGCCGTTGTAGAGCCACGGTGCATCATCTTTCTCACCCTCGCCAATAACGACGGTGCCGTTCATGTTGACGGTTGAGAGGAAACGGCGCATCGCGTCAACCGCGGCGCCGTCGGCGGCGTTTTTATCGCCGCGGCCAATCCACGGGGTGGCACGCATTGCTGCTGCCTCGGTCGCGCGGACGAGTTCCATCGCGAGGTTACGGTCGGGCTGCCACTCGCCAAGCGAATTCGGTTCAGTCATACACACAACCCTACCGCGTAGACTTGACGACAAAGCGGCTTCACGCCGAACAATCCAGCGGCCTCGCGCCGAACCCATGACAGCGGCCATTCGCCGATCCGATTGACGCCAAGGAGCACACATGCCCGTCGCAACCCCGGAACAGTATGCAGCAATGCTCGACGCAGCGAAGTCAGGATCCTTCGCTTTCCCCGCGGTCAACGTTTCTAGCTCGCAAACCCTCAACGCAGCGCTGCAGGGCTTCTCAGAGGCAGGATCCGACGGCATCATTCAGGTCAGCTTCGGTGGCGCTGATTACTTTGCGGGCCAGTCGGTCAGCAACCGCGTCGGCGGTGCGATCGCCTTCGCAAAGTACGCCGAAGAGGTCGCAAAAGCGCACAACGTCACCGTTGCGCTCCACACGGACCACTGCCCCAAGCAGCACCTCGAAAACTTTGTACTGCCGCTCGTCGCGGCCAGCGAGGAGCGTGTCGCGCAGGGCGGCCTCCCCTACTTCCAGTCGCACATGTGGGACGGCTCAGCGATCCCGCTCACTGAAAATCTCAGCATCGCCAAGGAGCTGCTGCCCCGCATGGCGGCGGCACAGATGATCCTCGAGGTCGAAATCGGCGTTGTCGGCGGCGAAGAAGACGGCATCAGCCACGAGATCAACGACCAGCTCTACACGACACTCGACGACGCAGTCGCGACGGTCGAGGCGCTTGGCCTCGGTGACCAGGGCCGCTACATGACCGCGCTCACCTTTGGCAACGTTCACGGCGTCTACAAGCCGGGTAACGTGAAACTGCGCCCCGAACTCCTCGCGGAGATCCAGGCAGGTCTGCAGGCGAAGTACAACACGGGCGAGAAGCCGCTTGATCTGGTGTTCCATGGAGGATCCGGCTCGTCTGCCGAGGAGATCACCGAGGCCGTGCGCAACGGTGTCATCAAGATGAACATCGACACCGACACGCAGTACGCGTTCACACGCCCGGTCGCGGACTTCATTCTCAAGAACTACGACGGTGTGCTGAAGATCGACGGCGAGGTCGGCAACAAGAAGATGTACGACCCCCGCGCCTACGGCAAGGCCGCCGAGAATGGCATGGCCGCCCGCATCGTTGAGGCAGCACAGCAGCTCGGCTCCGCTGGCCGATCGGTGAGCGCCTAATGTCGAATCTCCCCGAGGAGCCGCAGTCTGCTGACCAAGAAACCACTGGTCAGCAACCCACCGGTCAGCAGGACTCAGGTCAGCAGGCCTCAGGTCAGCAACCCGCCGGCAATAAGACCGGAGCTGCGACCCCAGCGGTGACCCCTCCGGCGGCACGCCCGCAGCCCGCCTTTGGCGAGTATGCACCCGAGGGTTGGGAGTGGAAACCTGAGGGCTCTGATAAGCCCGCTGAGGCAGACGCTCCAGCCGCCTCCGCTGGACGCTCGACAGGCGGCGCCATCGCGGGTGTCCCTCACAACCTGGGCGCGGCCAACAGCGCTTCAGCATCGGCAACCGCACCGGTGAGCCCGTCCCAACCGGGGCAGCAAACAGGTTCTCAACCACAGGGCGACCGCGCCGCGAACACAACGGGTGATCCTGCACCCTATCGCGCGAACAACGTGCCCGCCGCACCCCCCGCCTACGCGGCTCCGGCCATGGGTGCGAACGCCACAACACCGTCTCGCACCGGTGATCGCGTTATGACCATCATCCTGCTCGGGATTGGCGTATTCGGCGTGATCTTCTCCTTCCAGGTCATGATGGGGATGAAGGCGAGCTTCGTGCTGATGGGCGAGGCACTTGAGATCAAGGACTTCGAGGTTCCCGCGTGGGTCGGAACCCTCGGCACTATCAGCGCCCTTGGATTCCTCGCACTCTTTGCGGTCACGCTCATCTTTTCGATCCAGCGCATGCGGGCTCGAAAGGTTGCGTTCTGGGTTCCGCTGACCGCGGGTGTTATTGCGTTTATCGCGATGATCGTGCTGATCATGGTTGCGATCTTCTCGTCGCCGGAGCTGATGGATGCGGCAGCCGATCCTGGCGCGAATCAGAAGATTCTCGATTACCTCTATTCGACCACGCCGTAGACCAGGCTGTGAGTCGTAGGGCCGCTCCGAACATTTGTTTGGAGCGGCCCTACAACGTTCGCGCATGAATGTCGCTGGGTGGCACTACGCTGAACCCATGAATTCATCGTCGAGTTCCTCCGTACCTAATCGTGAGGCATCGTCAGCGGAAGAGCCAGATAGGCTCCCCCGCAAGACGGTCGTGCGCTATGCCGCAGGCTCTCTTGGCACGGGCGGCTTCGCAACGCTCCCGGGCCTCGTGCTGGTCTACTACCTCACGGACTCACTCGGGGTCACGGCACTGCTCGCGGGTGTCATTGTGACGGGAGCAAAACTCTGGGACGTGCTCATCGCCCCGGCCATCGGCGGACTGAGCGATCGTTCGCTGGCTCGCACCGGGTCACGACGCGGCCCCATGCTCGTCGGGGCTATCGGGCTACCCCTCGCGTTTGTACTCACGTTTGCGGTGCCCCACGGGCTCTCCCCCGGGCTCTCTGCAACCTGGGTGCTCGTTGCCTTTGTCGCCGCTGCCACATTTTTCAGCCTGTTCCAGGTGCCGTACATCGCACTTCCCGCCGAGCTCACAACGGGTTACCGCGAGCGCACCCGTTTGCTCTCGTGGCGCGTTGTGGTTCTCACCCTCGCGATCCTGCTGTTTGGCGCGGGTGGACCCGAGATCCGCGGACTCTTTCCAGACGATCCACTTCTCGGCTACCTCGTCATGGCCATTGCGGCCGCTGCGGTTCTTGCAACTGGGCTACTCATCGCGACAACAATCGCTCCGCGAGGATTGCCAGAGAATGTGCTCCGCGATGCCCCAGGCGTGTTTTCGCTCGAGCATTACCGCGAGGGCATCTCGACGTTACGCGAGAGCCAAGCGTTCCGCGCGCTGCTTGCAACGTTCATGCTGCAGGGACTCGCAACCGGCCTGATGCTCGCGGGCGCTCAGTTTGTTGCGCGATGGGTACTTCAAGACGAGGGCGCGGTTACGATCCTGTTCATCTCACTCATCGCCCCCGCCGTGTTATTCGCTCCGCTCTGGCGCTGGATCGCGGACCGCCTGGGCAAAGAGCGCGCGTTTCGTATTGCGAGCCTGCTCTTTCTCATCGGCGCCGTCGCGCTCACCGGCATGCTGTGGGCGCCTGGCTGGTGGATCGTCGGCCCCGTAGCGCTCGCGGGCGCTGCTTACGCCGGCATGCAAACGCTGCCCATGGCCATGCTGCCAGACGTGATTAGCGTTGATGCTGACCGACCGAATTCGGATCGCGGATCGCGCGCCGGTGTCTTTGGCGGCGTCTGGACAGCCGGTGAAACAGCCGCAATGGCCCTCGGAGCCACCGTGCTCACGATTGTGCTGGCACTCACTGGATACATCGAGTCGACGGTCGGTACGACCGTCGTTCAACCCGCCGCCGCAATCGCTGGGATCTCGCTGTCGTTCAGCCTGCTGCCCGCCGGATTGATGCTAATCAGTCTGCTCACACTCAACCGCTACAAACTGCGCGAACACGACCTTTCGGAGAAAATCGTATGAACTCGTCTGAGGTACTCGTCCGACTCAAGGAGCTTCGCAAGCTCGATGCCCCCACCCACGGCGGCAAGGTGTTGGCCTATGTGTACGACTCGGGGCTGAGCGAACTCGACGAGCTTGCTGAGGCTGCCGCGGCAATCGCGCGGCCGCTGAACGGTCTAGACCCTACAACTTTCCCGTCGATTGCGGCAATGGAGCGCGATCTGGTCCGCTTCGCCCGACACGCGTTCCACGGCAGCCGCTCCGGTCTCGGGCCACGAGTAGTTGGCAGCATCACGAGCGGAGGCACCGAGAGTTGTCTGCTCGCGGTTAAAACGGCTCGGGATCTGTGGCGTGCGAAAGATCCGCGTCGCAAGCACGCCCGACCCCGCCTCGTAACAGCGGTGACAGCTCACGCGGCTTTCCAGAAGGCGGCCAGCGCGTTCGACCTCGATTGGGATCCCGTGCCGTGCCAGGCTGACGGCAGCGTGCGCGCTGAAGACATGATTCGACACCTCGGCGATGACGTTGCCCTTGTGGTTGTGTCGGCTCCCGCTTACCCGAGCGGTGCGCTCGATCCGATCCGCGAGGTGGCCACCGCCGCCGCATCCCGCGGCATCTCTTGCCATGTTGATGCCTGTTTTGGGGGCTTCGCACTGCCCTGGTGGCCGGGGGCTCCCGCCTGGGATTTCCGCGTCTCGGGAGTGACCAGCATTTCGGCCGATCTCCACAAGTACGGCTATGCCCCAAAGGGCACCTCGGTGTTGCTGCATCGCGGTCGAGATCGCCATCGCAAGCAGTTTTTTGCCACCACTCGCTGGCCCGGATACCCCGTTGTGAACCCAACGCTCCTCGGGTCTCGATCCGCGTCTCCACTCGCCGCAGCGTGGGCCATCACACAGCACCTCGGCACCAGAGGGTACGCGGAGTTGACGGCCGCGTGCGTGCGCGCGACAGAGGGGATCAGGCAAGCGGTCGCAGAGATTCCAGGGCTCGCGGTGCAGGGTGATCCTGTTGGGCCCGCACTCTCGCTCATCGCTGATGTGAGCGCACCCGAGCATCTGCAAGTCGACCCGCATCATCTCGCTGACGAGGTCGCACGGCACGGATTCAAGATCCAGCACCAGCCGGGGCTTCACCAAACTGACGGCCCCGACCTGCCGCACAGTGCGCACCTGACGATCACTCCGGTGACGGAGCGCTCGCTGACAGAACTTGTCACAGCCCTCAAGGATTCGGCCGACGTGGTTCGGGGCCGTGCGCAGGCGAATCCGTGGCTCGAACTAGCGGCGCTAAGGCTGCTGGGTTACGGGAAAAGCGGCCGCGTACCGGGCCCCGCAATGGCCTGGACAATCTTGCAGGTTGCCGGGGCCGGAGGTGCCGCGAAGGGCAAATCACTGCCCGGCAATATGGCACCGCTCATGGCTCTCGTTGAGAGGCTGCCCGCCCCTGTTGCGGAGGCGCTGCTGACCGAGCTGCTCGCGAGGGTTTCTGAGCCTCGCTAGCGCACACGCCCGCCGAGGGCGCGCTCATCGCGCTTGCCGTTGACGTCTTGGCGCAGCTCTTTCGGCAGCGAGAAGACAAGGTCTTCCTCTGCGGTGACGGTCGCGCGCACATCGGAGTAACCAGCGTCGGCGAGATCGTCAAGTAGCTCCTGCACGAGCACCTCTGGAACCGACGCGCCACTGGTCACACCGACCGTGCGCACACCATCAAGCCACTCCTGCTTGACCTCGTTTGCAAAGTCAACACGGTAGGCGGCCTTCGCCCCGTACTCAAGCGCGACCTCTTTCAGGCGCACTGAGTTGGAGGAGTTTGAGGATCCGACCACCAGCACCAGATCAGCCTGCGGTGCGATCTTCTTGATTGCGACCTGGCGGTTCTGGGTGGCGTAGCAGATGTCGTCACTCGGCGGATCTTGCAGGTTCGGGAAGCGCTCGCGCAGACGCCGCACGGTCTCCATGGTCTCGTCGACCGAAAGTGTAGTTTGCGAGAGCCAGACGAGCTTGTCAGGATCTTGCACCTCAAGGGTGTCGACGTCTTCGGGAGAGTTCACGATGGTGATGTGGTTCGGGGCTTCGCCAGCGGTACCCTCAACCTCTTCGTGGCCCTCGTGGCCGATCAGCAAGATCTCCATGTCTTGCTTCGCGAAGCGCACGGCCTCGCGGTGCACCTTGGTGACGAGCGGGCAGGTCGCGTCGATGGCGTGCAGGTGGCGATCCTCGGCCGCGGCAACCACCGCCGGCGAAACACCGTGGGCGGAAAACACGACGTTTGCACCCTCGGGCACCTCGTCGACTTCCTCAACAAAGATGGCGCCCATGTCTTCGAGCGTGCGCACGACGTGAACATTGTGCACGATTTGCTTGCGCACATAGACGGGAGCACCGAAGCGGTCAAGCGCCTTCTCCACGGCAACCACGGCGCGATCCACCCCGGCGCAGTAACCGCGGGGGGCAGCAAGCAGCACCTGCTTGGTGCCCTCAACCGGCAGATCTTTAAGCCTGCCAACTTCGCGGCGCAGACGCGGCATCGCGAGACTCACAACGGGCGCACCAATCGTGCGCTGATTTTGCCCCGAGTGCTGAGTAGCGATTAGTTCCTCAGACCCAGCGAGTTGCGTTTCACCCATGCGCCCAGTTTACGTCGTGACCTCTGGGAGACACCGCATAGTGGCTTCTCTTGCAGGGTGCGCGTCGACCGGTGCCGGTAGTGTCGAAGCATGGTTGATACCTCGAATGCACCAGCAACCCGCGAGACACCGTGGCCGGTCGCAGTCATGAGCGAAAAGATCGCCGCCTGGATCGAGCGTCTCGGCATGGTCTGGATCGAGGGTGAGGTCACTCAATGGCAGCTGCGTGGCGGCCACGTCTACGGCAAGCTCAAAGACCTCACGCAAGACGCGACCGTGAGCTTCACTGTGTGGCGCTCTGTCACGCAAAAACTGACCAGCGAGTTTGCGCAGGGCGATCGGGTGATTGCCCTCGTCAAACCTAACTTCTGGGTCAAGGGTGGTTCGCTCACCGTGCAGGTGTTTGAACTCTCGCACGTCGGTCTCGGCGAGCTGCTCGAGCGGTTGGAACGGCTGCGTCGACAGCTGCAGCAGGAGGGTCTCTTTGATGCCTCCCGAAAGAAGCCACTTCCTTTCTTGCCCGGTCGCATCGGTCTCGTCACGGGCCGCGACTCCGACGCAGAGAAAGACGTGATTCGCAACGCGACTCTGCGCTGGCCCGGGGTGCAGTTCAAGGTGCACTACTCGGCAGTACAGGGGGATCGCGCAGCGGCCGAGGTCGCGGCGGGCATTGAGGCGCTGGATCAGGATCCCTCGATTGATGTCATCATCGTGGCGCGTGGCGGTGGCGATTTCCAGAATCTGCTGCCCTTCAGCGACGAACGCGTGGTGCGAGCTGCGAGCGCGGCGACGACTCCCCTCGTGAGCGCCATTGGCCACGAGGCCGATCGCCCACTGCTCGACGAGGTCGCGGATCTGCGCGCCTCGACGCCGACCGATGCTGCAAAGCGAGTTGTGCCCGATGTTGGCGAGGAGCTCGCTGGTCTGGATCAGGCGAGGGCCCGCATGAGTTCGCGGCTCGGCCAGTACCTGCAGCACGAGACCGACCGTCTCTCGCAGTTGCGCGGGCGCCCGGTGCTCGCAAACCCCAACCGCCTCATTGACGAGCGAGCTGAAGATCTCGTGCGCTGGATCGCGCGCGGCACCGAACTCGCGGATCGCAGTGTTGAGGATCGCGCCGTTTCGCTCGCTGAGACGCGCGCCCGCCTCAACGCACTCTCCCCGCGGGCCACACTTGAGCGCGGCTACGCCATCGCTCAGCTCGCAGACGGCGAAGTGCTGCGCGATCCTGAACAGGCAGCTGCGGGATCCGAGATTAAGTTGTCCCTCGCGGGCGGAAAGCTCGCGGCCCGGGCGGAGTGACCTGCCCCTGAACCTCCTACCCACTGCCCCTGCCCCCCCTACATGTCAGCCGGTGTTGGCACACCAGCCGGTCGAAGACCGCAGTTTCAAACCGGCTGAGTGGCCAGCACCGGCTGACACGCCAGCTGAGGCCACCCCTCAAACAAGGCGGGTAGACTGATCCTCATGTCTGAAGCCCTCCAGGATCCCGCCGAGCTCAGCTACGAGCAGGCACGCGACGAGCTCGTACAGGTGGTTGGTCGCCTTGAGCAGGGCGGCACCACCCTTGAAGAGTCACTGCAGCTGTGGGAGCGCGGCGAGGCACTCGCTGCCCGCTGCGAGGAGTGGTTGCTCGGTGCTCGACAGCGACTCGAGGCAGCTCGCCAGGGCGTTACCGGTGAGAACGAGGCTCAGAACTAACAATGGCAAAGAAACAGAAGCCCCCGACAATCGTCGCAGAGCTCGGCAGGCCCGAAACCAAGGCCGAGACCGCGGCACGCAAGGCGACAGACTCCTTCAACTACCGGCAGCGCAAGACCGTCAACAACCTGGTCTTTTCGCTGATTGTCACCCTCGGTGTTGTTCTCGTCATCTTCCTCGCGGTGCCGCAGGGCAAGGGACACTTCGAAGATCAGGCGCTCGACGTCAAGACGCTGGCGGCCGAGGCCTCTCCGACCGCCGGACGCACGCTGGTTGCACCCGAGGTTCCGAAGGCCTGGAAGGCGAAGCAGGCGCGACTTCTGCAGTCTGACGACGTGAACTACTGGAAGATCACGTACACCACCGTCGACGAGGCCACCGGCCAGGAGGCCTACGCCTCCGTCGTTCAGGCGTTTACCTCTGATGGGTCGCCCGTCGATGACGCCTGGGTCTCGGAGCAGTTTGAGCGACAGGAGCCGACGGGTTCCGAGCAGCTTGCCGGAATCGACTGGGTCGTCTTTGACCACCCCGAACTCAGCCCCGACAACAGCAACGTTGTCTTTGCGCTCCAGGGAACCTGGAAGGGCGACGCGATCCTCGTGTCTGGCACAGACACACCGGCAACTCTGCGCCTTCTCGCGATCGACGCCATAAAATCACTGGAGTCGGGATCTGCGGATGCGACAACCGAACCCACCAAGGAGGCATCGTGACCAGTCCCCGAGTGACCCCTCAGCAGGCGTGGGACGCGCTTGCTGCTGGGAACGCGCGCTTCATCAAGGGTGGGCCCCAGCATCCGCGGCAAGACGTCGAGCGCCGCAATGAACTGGCGACCGTGCAGAAGCCTGATGCCGCTCTGTTTGGTTGCTCTGACTCACGTCTGGCCGCGGAGATCATCTTCGACGCTGGTCTCGGCGACCTTTTTGTGGCGCGCAACATGGGGCACGTTGTTGCCGAGTCAATCACCGCGTCAATGGAGTACGCCGTCGTAAACCTCGGGGCCGCAATTATTGTGGTGCTCGCCCACGACTCCTGCGGCGCCGTTGCCGCCTCGATCGACCAGATGACGAAGGATCCCACGCCCGTTCCGCTCGCGGTTGGCAACACGCTTGAGCCGATCCTGCCCGCCGTGCAGCGCCTCTGGATGCGCGAGAATCGCAACACCCCGTACGTCGACAGCACGCTCATCGATGCCGACGCAGTTGGTCGCGTTCACCTCGACAACACGGTGAACGCACTGCTGCGAAGCTCACGCATCATCAGCGACGCCGTCGCAAACGGCACCCTCGGTGTTGTTGGCTGCCAGTATCGCCTCGCAGAGGGACGCGCCGTTCCGGTGAGTGCGGTCGGGCCACTCGACATCGCTGAAGATACAAAGCCTGCCCCCATTCTCTAATTTCCACCGTTGTATCCCGCCGTCAACCTGCGCGAAGCCGCAGGACCCAACATCGAACCGAAGGATGATTGTGACTGAAGAAATCGAGTACCGCATCGAGCACGACACGATGGGTGAGGTTCGAGTACCGAAGAGCGCGCTCTATGCAGCACAGACCCAGCGCGCCGTCGAGAACTTCCCTATTTCGGGCAAGGGCCTGGAGCCCGCGCAGATCGTTGCACTCGCTCGCATTAAGCGCGCGGCTGCCATTGCGAACGCTGAGCTCGGGATCCTCGACGCCGACATTAGCAAGGCCATCGTTGCGGCCGCCGACGAGATCATCGGTGGTGCACACCACGACCAGTTCCCGGTGGACACCTACCAGACCGGTTCAGGCACCTCCTCGAACATGAACATGAACGAGGTGCTCGCGACCCTCGCAACCAAGCACCTCGGTGCACCGGTTCACCCGAACGACCACGTGAACGCCTCGCAGTCCTCGAACGATGTGTTCCCCACGTCCGTTCACATTGCTGTCACCGGCGCGCTCATCGAGCAGCTCGTGCCTTCGCTCACCCACCTCGCAGAGGCGTTTGAGGTCAAGGCTGAGCTGTGGAAGACCGCTGTGAAGCCGGGTCGCACGCACCTCATGGATGCAACCCCCGTCACGCTCGGCCAGGAGTTCGGTGGCTTCGCCGCGCAGATTCGCTACGGCATCGAGCGCGTGCAGGCTGCGCTCCCCCGCGTTGCAGAGGTTCCCCAGGGCGGCACCGCCGTTGGCACCGGCATCAACACTCCCCTCGGCTTCCCCGAAAAGGTCATCGCTGAGATCGCTGCTTCCAGCGGTCTGCCCATCACCGAGGCTCGCGATCACTTCGAGGCGCAGGCGAACCGCGACGGTCTCGTTGAGGCATCGGGCGCGCTGCGCACCATCGCGGTGTCGCTCACCAAGATCAACAACGACCTGCGCTGGATGGCGTCGGGTCCCAACACCGGCCTCGGCGAACTGCACATCCCCGATCTGCAGCCCGGATCCTCGATCATGCCCGGCAAGGTGAACCCCGTTGTTCCCGAGGCCGTGCTGATGGTGTGCGCGCGGGTTATCGGCAACGACGCAACAATCGCGTGGGGCGGCGCTTCGGGCTCCTTCGAGCTCAACGTGCAGATCCCCGTTATGGGCACCGCGCTGCTCGAGTCGATCCGCCTGATGTCGAACGCAACGCGTGTGCTGGCAGACAAGACCGTTGCCGGTCTTGAGGCCAACGTGGATCGTGCAGCGGCTCTGGCGGGCATGAGCCCGTCGACCGTCACCCCTCTAAACCGCCTCATCGGTTACGAGGCCGCCGCGAAGATCGCCAAGCACTCGGTCGCCAAGGGCATCACCGTTCGCGAGGCAGTGATCGATCTCGGTTACGTCGAGCGCGGCGAGGTCAGCGAGGCAGACCTCGACAAGGCACTCGACCTGCTCTCGATGACCCACCCGGGTGTCGCAAAGTAGTTAGCCCTTCGCCCATACCTCTGCATTTGCGGGTCAGTTTCTGGCACTAAACCGCGTTTTAGTGCCAGAAACTGACCCGCAAATCTTGGGATGTACGTACGAAAGTTAAACCATGGGTGAATCCCTCAACTGGCAAGAGCGCATCGATGCGGTGTGGAACGATTCCGAGGCATCAGCCGACGAAGTGATCGCGCGGATCACGGAGCTGGTTTCAGAGCTGCCCGCTGACGATCCCCGCGGGCC is a genomic window containing:
- the xseA gene encoding exodeoxyribonuclease VII large subunit, which gives rise to MVDTSNAPATRETPWPVAVMSEKIAAWIERLGMVWIEGEVTQWQLRGGHVYGKLKDLTQDATVSFTVWRSVTQKLTSEFAQGDRVIALVKPNFWVKGGSLTVQVFELSHVGLGELLERLERLRRQLQQEGLFDASRKKPLPFLPGRIGLVTGRDSDAEKDVIRNATLRWPGVQFKVHYSAVQGDRAAAEVAAGIEALDQDPSIDVIIVARGGGDFQNLLPFSDERVVRAASAATTPLVSAIGHEADRPLLDEVADLRASTPTDAAKRVVPDVGEELAGLDQARARMSSRLGQYLQHETDRLSQLRGRPVLANPNRLIDERAEDLVRWIARGTELADRSVEDRAVSLAETRARLNALSPRATLERGYAIAQLADGEVLRDPEQAAAGSEIKLSLAGGKLAARAE
- a CDS encoding DUF4245 family protein, translated to MAKKQKPPTIVAELGRPETKAETAARKATDSFNYRQRKTVNNLVFSLIVTLGVVLVIFLAVPQGKGHFEDQALDVKTLAAEASPTAGRTLVAPEVPKAWKAKQARLLQSDDVNYWKITYTTVDEATGQEAYASVVQAFTSDGSPVDDAWVSEQFERQEPTGSEQLAGIDWVVFDHPELSPDNSNVVFALQGTWKGDAILVSGTDTPATLRLLAIDAIKSLESGSADATTEPTKEAS
- the glpX gene encoding class II fructose-bisphosphatase; this translates as MTEPNSLGEWQPDRNLAMELVRATEAAAMRATPWIGRGDKNAADGAAVDAMRRFLSTVNMNGTVVIGEGEKDDAPWLYNGEVVGNGEGADCDVAVDPIDGTRLTAEGRPGALSVIAVADRGSMYDPSAVFYMDKLVCGPEGVGVVDIDRPIGDNIRALAKAKGVDVSDIRVAVLDRPRHDQLITDIRAAGAGTRLLMDGDVAGGVNAARWDSRIDLCVGIGGTPEGIITACAVKALGGVIQGRLWPKDDEERARAIDAGHDLTRVLEANDLVASDNAYFVATGITSADFVEGVQRRGPFVRAESIVMRSYSGTIRHVISDMDPTRWD
- a CDS encoding MFS transporter; amino-acid sequence: MNSSSSSSVPNREASSAEEPDRLPRKTVVRYAAGSLGTGGFATLPGLVLVYYLTDSLGVTALLAGVIVTGAKLWDVLIAPAIGGLSDRSLARTGSRRGPMLVGAIGLPLAFVLTFAVPHGLSPGLSATWVLVAFVAAATFFSLFQVPYIALPAELTTGYRERTRLLSWRVVVLTLAILLFGAGGPEIRGLFPDDPLLGYLVMAIAAAAVLATGLLIATTIAPRGLPENVLRDAPGVFSLEHYREGISTLRESQAFRALLATFMLQGLATGLMLAGAQFVARWVLQDEGAVTILFISLIAPAVLFAPLWRWIADRLGKERAFRIASLLFLIGAVALTGMLWAPGWWIVGPVALAGAAYAGMQTLPMAMLPDVISVDADRPNSDRGSRAGVFGGVWTAGETAAMALGATVLTIVLALTGYIESTVGTTVVQPAAAIAGISLSFSLLPAGLMLISLLTLNRYKLREHDLSEKIV
- a CDS encoding 4-hydroxy-3-methylbut-2-enyl diphosphate reductase, giving the protein MPRLRREVGRLKDLPVEGTKQVLLAAPRGYCAGVDRAVVAVEKALDRFGAPVYVRKQIVHNVHVVRTLEDMGAIFVEEVDEVPEGANVVFSAHGVSPAVVAAAEDRHLHAIDATCPLVTKVHREAVRFAKQDMEILLIGHEGHEEVEGTAGEAPNHITIVNSPEDVDTLEVQDPDKLVWLSQTTLSVDETMETVRRLRERFPNLQDPPSDDICYATQNRQVAIKKIAPQADLVLVVGSSNSSNSVRLKEVALEYGAKAAYRVDFANEVKQEWLDGVRTVGVTSGASVPEVLVQELLDDLADAGYSDVRATVTAEEDLVFSLPKELRQDVNGKRDERALGGRVR
- a CDS encoding carbonic anhydrase, yielding MTSPRVTPQQAWDALAAGNARFIKGGPQHPRQDVERRNELATVQKPDAALFGCSDSRLAAEIIFDAGLGDLFVARNMGHVVAESITASMEYAVVNLGAAIIVVLAHDSCGAVAASIDQMTKDPTPVPLAVGNTLEPILPAVQRLWMRENRNTPYVDSTLIDADAVGRVHLDNTVNALLRSSRIISDAVANGTLGVVGCQYRLAEGRAVPVSAVGPLDIAEDTKPAPIL
- a CDS encoding exodeoxyribonuclease VII small subunit, producing MSEALQDPAELSYEQARDELVQVVGRLEQGGTTLEESLQLWERGEALAARCEEWLLGARQRLEAARQGVTGENEAQN
- a CDS encoding DUF6264 family protein, with product MSNLPEEPQSADQETTGQQPTGQQDSGQQASGQQPAGNKTGAATPAVTPPAARPQPAFGEYAPEGWEWKPEGSDKPAEADAPAASAGRSTGGAIAGVPHNLGAANSASASATAPVSPSQPGQQTGSQPQGDRAANTTGDPAPYRANNVPAAPPAYAAPAMGANATTPSRTGDRVMTIILLGIGVFGVIFSFQVMMGMKASFVLMGEALEIKDFEVPAWVGTLGTISALGFLALFAVTLIFSIQRMRARKVAFWVPLTAGVIAFIAMIVLIMVAIFSSPELMDAAADPGANQKILDYLYSTTP
- a CDS encoding pyridoxal phosphate-dependent decarboxylase family protein gives rise to the protein MNSSEVLVRLKELRKLDAPTHGGKVLAYVYDSGLSELDELAEAAAAIARPLNGLDPTTFPSIAAMERDLVRFARHAFHGSRSGLGPRVVGSITSGGTESCLLAVKTARDLWRAKDPRRKHARPRLVTAVTAHAAFQKAASAFDLDWDPVPCQADGSVRAEDMIRHLGDDVALVVVSAPAYPSGALDPIREVATAAASRGISCHVDACFGGFALPWWPGAPAWDFRVSGVTSISADLHKYGYAPKGTSVLLHRGRDRHRKQFFATTRWPGYPVVNPTLLGSRSASPLAAAWAITQHLGTRGYAELTAACVRATEGIRQAVAEIPGLAVQGDPVGPALSLIADVSAPEHLQVDPHHLADEVARHGFKIQHQPGLHQTDGPDLPHSAHLTITPVTERSLTELVTALKDSADVVRGRAQANPWLELAALRLLGYGKSGRVPGPAMAWTILQVAGAGGAAKGKSLPGNMAPLMALVERLPAPVAEALLTELLARVSEPR
- the fbaA gene encoding class II fructose-bisphosphate aldolase translates to MPVATPEQYAAMLDAAKSGSFAFPAVNVSSSQTLNAALQGFSEAGSDGIIQVSFGGADYFAGQSVSNRVGGAIAFAKYAEEVAKAHNVTVALHTDHCPKQHLENFVLPLVAASEERVAQGGLPYFQSHMWDGSAIPLTENLSIAKELLPRMAAAQMILEVEIGVVGGEEDGISHEINDQLYTTLDDAVATVEALGLGDQGRYMTALTFGNVHGVYKPGNVKLRPELLAEIQAGLQAKYNTGEKPLDLVFHGGSGSSAEEITEAVRNGVIKMNIDTDTQYAFTRPVADFILKNYDGVLKIDGEVGNKKMYDPRAYGKAAENGMAARIVEAAQQLGSAGRSVSA